The segment GATGCCGTCCCCGTGCCCGACGCCGTCGCGCTCGCCGCCGGGCGCAGCGCCCTCGAGCCCCCTGCCGCGGCGCAATCCGCTGCACAGCCCTCCTGGTCGACGCCGGCCCCCTCCGACGCTCGCTCACTTTTGGGGGCCTTTTCCGAAACGCTCCCGCAGCCGATCGTTCTGAAAATGGCCGCGCGACGCCGGAAATCCCGACGCCGGTGGATCGCCCTGGTGAGTGGGGTGGCCGCCGCGTGCCTTGGCTTGGGCATCCTGGCCGGGCCGGCGCTGAACCAGCCACCCAAGCCTGACGCCAGCTACTCCGTGCAGACCGACAACGGCTTGGAACTCTCAGTGGGGCTCGTCAGGAAATCGTGGGGAACCGAGTTGCAGCTGGAAGGCCGCAGCATGCCGTTGCAAGGCACGATGTACCTGTGGGTCAAGGGCCGCGATGGCACGGAGGAGATGGCTTGCGGCTGGACCGCGACGTCCAGCGGACACATCAAGGTGACGGGCGCGACGCCGGTCCAGCTCGCCGGGATCTCGGGTGTGGAACTCCGTGACGATGCCCAAAAGACGGTCGCCGTCATTTCGGTCCCGGGAAGCTAGGGGTTCCCGGGACCTGGTCGGCCGGCGGCTCCCAGCCGGCTACGAGGGTGCTGCTCCGCTGGCAGCCGGATCGGGCAGATCGCTTCGCTCCCAGGCGGGCATGTCCAGTCGGTTGAAGCTATAGAGATGGATTCCCGAGATACCTTCAGGCTGCGCCATGAGCTCGGAAACCAGGCTTCCCGGTGAGTACCTGTCCCCGCTCAGCAGCTTGCGGGCAAGAGTTCCTTTGCTGCTGAGGAACTTCAGGGAGGTCCCAACGCCGATCTGGGTTGCCAGGGCCAGCAGTTTGGTCCGCGGAACGGCTCCGGGCACCCCTGCCCACACCGGCAGTTTCACGCCCTCGCGACGCAAGAGTGCTGCGTAGTCGAGGATTTTCGGGGCGGAAAAGCACATCTGCGTGACCACGTGGGTGGCCAAGTGTTGTTTGGTCAACAAGGCATCCAGCAGGTCCAGCCCGCTCACTGAAGGGTGGCCCTCCGGGTAGCCGGCAATGCCCGCCGTGATCCTACCGCCGGAATGTTCCGCGATGTCCTCCAACAGGGGGAGGGAGGACGCATAAGGGCCGGCGCCTTGCTGTCCGTCTCCGCCGATGGCAAAGACCTCAGTGATCCCGGCAGCCTCGCAGTCCCGGAGGATGCCTGAAAGCTGAGCCCGGTCCACCAGCCGCCGTGCCGCGAGGTGCGGAATCACGTTGTAGCCGAGCAAACCGAGCCGGACCGCTGTCGCCATGGTCTGTGCGATCCCGTGATGGGGCAAGCACGTAATGGTGAGCGTTGTGGAAAGCGGCACCTCGGCCTGGACTTTCTCGACGATTCCGTCTGAGGGAATGATTTCAATCCGCGTGGGGAACATGCTGGGGTCCTTACGGATCAGGCCGTCGCATGGTGTGCGAGGAGGGTGCGGGCTTCCTGGCGGGTGGTGCCGGAGTCCTGGATGCCTTCGGCGATGTGGGCAATGTGCTCTAAGTGCACCGGGATCTCGCGGCCTTTCTTGCGCATCGCGGTGGCCCAGAGGCGGCCGGCGCGGTAGGAGGAGCGGACCAGGGGGCCGGACATGACGCCGAGGAAGCCGATTTCCTCGGCTTCGGTGGCGAGGTCGACGAATTCCTGGGGTTTGACCCAGCGGTCCACGGGCAGGTGCCGTTCGGAGGGGCGCAGGTATTGGGTGATGGTGATCAGGTCGCAGCCCGCGGCGTGCAGGTCTGCCAGGGCTTCGGAGATTTCTTCGCGGGTTTCGCCCATGCCCAGGATCAGGTTGGATTTGGTGACCATGCCGCGGGCCCGGCCCTGGGTGATGACGTCCAGGGAGCGGTCGTAGCGGAACGCGGGGCGGATGCGTTTGAAGATCCGGGGCACGGTTTCGACGTTGTGCGCGAAGACTTCCGGTTCGAGTCGCAGATCGCGTTGATGTGTTCGGGTTTGCCGGAGAAGTCCGGAATGAGCAGTTCGACGCCGGTGCCGGGGTTCAGTTCGTGGATCTTGCGGACGGTTTCGGCGTAGAGCCAGACGCCTTCGTCGGCGAGGTCGTCGCGGGCCACGCCGGTCACGGTGGCGTAGCGCAGGGCCATGGACTGGACGGAGCGGGCGACCTTGGTGGGTTCGAACATGTCCACCGGTGAGGTTTGCCGGTGTCGATCTGGCAGAAGTCGCAGCGGCGGGTGCATTCGGAGCCGCCGATCAGGAAGGTCGCTTCCTTGTCTTCCCAGCATTCGAAGATGTTAGGGCAGCCGGCTTCCTCGCAGACGGTGTGCAGGCCTTCCTTTTTCACGAGGTTCTTCAGGCCCACGAATTCCGGGCCCATCTGGACCTTGGCCTTGATCCATTCGGGCTTGCGTTCGACCGGGACGGCTTTATTGCGCTGTTCAACGCGCAGCAGCTTACGGCCTTCAGGTGCCAGGGTCATGAGGAACTCCATAATTCAGGTGGCGCGGACGCACCACGATGATTCGGTCCCTCCCCGCTCTGTCTTGGACCTGAGAGATTCCGCGTCCGCTGCTTTCGCAGCCGCCCGCTTGCACCGTCGGTGAGTCCGGTTGCCCGGCCTGCTTTCCAGAGTTGCCTTGCCGCGGCGGTACGTGGGCCTGAGAGATTCCTGGGAGGATTTGCTCCTACGGCGCCTGCTGAACGTACCGGCAGGACTCTCCCGCCGCAGATCATAAGCACGTGCCACCCTTCGGTGACACGTCTCACATGGTATCCGGTGCCCGGACGGCACGCAATGAGGGGGACCGAGGTGACCAGACTGCGTGCTCGCGACTAGCCCGCATCGTGTTGTGACTAGATCTTGCGGTAGCTGAGGTCGAAGATCATGCGTCCGGCCTCGTGGGCCTTGTTTTCGAAGCTGGTGCGGATCCGGCCATCGAAACGCGGAGCCCACCCACCCACGTGATCCACACCCTCATTGGGGCCCGTATGTTCGGTGCTGACCGGTGCGCGGCCTTCCTTGACGGGGGCCCCTCCCACCATGGATTCGACGCCGGATTCCCAGACCTGGGTAAGGGGCTTTCCGCGCCGGTCCGCTCGCCGTCGTGCAGGTTCTCAAACTCAGTGGAGCCGGCGAGGACTTCGCGGACGTGAACGGCGTAGTTGGACCAGTCGGTGGCGATCCGCCACAGGCCACCCTTTTTGAGGGACCGTGCCGCGAGTTCGGCGAACGCCGGTTGGATGAGGCGGCGTTTGTGGTGCCGCGACTTGTGCCACGGGTCCGGGAAAAAGACCCACAGCTCGCTGACCGAGCCGCCGGGAGCATGGTGGCCAGGACCTCCGGGGCGTTGGCTTCGACCACCCTCACGTTGCTGAGGCCACGGCTGTTGATCTTGATCATGGTGTTGGCTAGTCCGGGCGTGTAGACCTCCACGGCGAGGAAATCCTTGTCCGGGTTTTCCTCTGCTGCATGGCACACGGCGTCGCCAAGTCCCGAGCCGATTTCGACGATCAGCGGCGCCTCGCGCCCGAACTCCGCTTCGGCGTCGAACACGTAATCCGGGTGCACCGAGGTGTTGGCGACATGCCGTGGAACCTGGACGGCCCAGCGGTCCGAGTGCTCTTCCCACGCGGCCTGGCGGCGGCCCTGAAGGCGCGTCCCGCGGCGCACAAAACTGACCGGCCGGCCGCCATAGGTGCCGAAGGAGGCTTGGGTGCCAGGGTCACAGGGCGCGAGGACTGCGGTGTTTCGTGGGAAGTTTCGGGGAATCTGGGTTTCACTCATCCACTCCAGAATACCGTCGCCGGGAGAAGGGCCGGCGGGCGGAACCTGCGTATGTGGACAAACTGCCAGAATGGGGTAGTGACCCCTGCTTCAAGCGCCCCCAAGAACACCAGCCAGCACTTCGGCGTCGCCGAGATCCTCGTCGACGCCGAGATTGACGATCTTCCCGCCGCGGAGCCCACCCGGGTCACGGCGCGCCGCGGACCGGTCCTCCTGGGCATCTGCCTCGTGCTCATCGGGTTGAACTTGCGGACGGTGTTTTCGAGCTTCTCGGCGGTCCTTCCGGAAGTCACTGCCGACGCCGGACTGCCGGCTGGGCCGTGGTGGTCCTCACTACCGTACCGGTGACTTTGTTGGGGGTCTTCGCGCCGTTGGCTCCAATCCTGGCCCGTCGTTTCGGTGCCGAGAGGGTCTTGCTCGGTGCGATGGCCGTGCTGACCGGCGGGCTGCTCCTGCGTCCAGTGGACCTCGCCGGACTCGGGCATTTGCCGGCTCTGCTCGCGGGAACGGCCGCGTGCGGTGCTGCGATTTCCTTGTGCAACGTGTTGCTCCCCGGGGTGGTCAAACGCGATTTACCGGCAATGCCCTGATCGAACCGCCGGCGCCGTGCTACAGCTTCACCGGTGCCTACTGCGCGGTCCCGGCTTACGAAAACCGGCCGAAGTGGCTGTCGTGGTAAGCAGGCCGGCCCGTCGGCTCACAGAGAGCATAGGGACACCATGAAGCAAGGTAAGAAGTCCTGGGGCCGCCGTCGGGTGACGGCCGTGATTGCCGGTATCACCGGGCGTCGCGGCCGTCACCGTGGGTGCGGTTGCTCCTCATTAACACCGCCGCCGAGGGGACGCCGCAGGCCACCGGAATTCCGGCCTACGCTCCGGCCAACTCGGATACCCTCGTGGTGGCTCCGTACACGGAGAACTGGTGGGCGAAGATCACCGCCATGGCTCCACGGGAATTCATGCTCGATCAGATCACCCCTGACCATGATCTGAAAATCGCCCACATCGGCTACTCGCGCAGCCAGGACACGGTGGAACGTCCGGTTCCCGGCCCCTTGCGGGTGTTCTTCATCGAAGCGGCCGATGCGGCGGAGGCCGGCCGCATCGCCACCTGGTTGAAATCCGCCACGGCTACGATCACCGGGCCATCCATGTCAACGGCAGCATCATCGCCATTACCGCGGCATGGATCAAGGACTATAACGTCCCCTCCCAGTCGATGGCCTCGGACCCGCAGTTCAGGACGGCGCTGACCGATAAGAAAGCCAGCATGTGGTTCAGCCCGGTCCGCGAAGCAGCGTCCCTGACGGGGGTCGGGAACCGGAGAAGACCAAGCCTTGGAAACCTACGTGGAGAAGGGTATGGGCTTCAGCAACGACACCGCATGGTCCGGGACCAGTTCCGACGGACAGTCCTGGTCAGGGACCTTCACCGCGGGCGGGGTGGATCCGGCCCGGGTCAACTTCACCGATGCTTCCTCGGCACTGATGTCCCAGCGGAAGGTGCTGGCCACCATGGACACGAAGCCAGGCCAGAATACGAAGTCCACATATCTGGTTTCCGATCCCGGACTGAGTGCTGTCCTTACGACGACAACGGTGTCGGTGTCATCGGCCGGCTCCCTCGGAACGAACGCCATGCCCTCGAATGTTCCGAGCGTCCAGGATGCCAAGATGACAGCGGTGCAGAACTTGACGACCTTGACCCGGGCCGCAACCGGTGACCCGGGGACTCTGAAAGCGTGACCTCTCGGTCGATGTCGGCCAACGGTACAGAAATGATCATGTCATTCACGTATGCTCCAACTCAGGAGAAGTGAGAGACGAGTTTTTGACGAGATGCAATCTCGCATGTAACGTCCAGGATATGGAGAAGAACTTGAAGCGACTTTATTCCGGCATCGGCACGACCGCACTGCTCGGCGCGTCTCTGGTCCTGGGGGCCGGGCAGCCAACGCTGCCGGCTGCCCCTCCGGTGAGGTCTGGAGTCCGATGGCCGGCGGTGGCGGCTTCTGCGCACCCGCGTACAGCGGCGGCGGCTCGGGCGGCGGCACTGGGACCAACCTCGGCGGCGCCCCGGTCTACACCGCCCCTCAGGCTCCCGTGGAGCAGGGGCCGGCCGCGCCCGCGGCTCCGGTGCGCACCTACGTTCCGCAGCCTCCTGTCTACACTCCGCCTCAGGCACCGGCGGCCCCGGCTCCCGTCTATCAGGCGCCCGCACCGCAGGCTCCCGTCTACCAGGCACCCGCGGGCGGTGGCGGCTACGTTGCGCCGAGCGGGAACGCTCAGGCGGGGACCTACTCTGGCGACAGCGGCTACACGCCTCCGGCGCGGAGCTACGTGAACCCCGGAACCGGCGCCACGCTGCAGCAGACCGACGCGGGAACCTGGGTCGACGCGGCCACAGGAGCTGCGGTCGATCCTGCAACCGCCGCGGCCGCCGATGCTGCTGCACCTGCGGCAGCTCCCGACCAGGCGACTCCCGACCAGGCGGCCGCCGATGCGGCCAAGGCCCAAGCCGCCGCGAAGGCTGCCGAGGAGAAGAAGACTGCTGAGATCAAAGCGGCCGCTGAGACCGCCGTGATCAAGGGAGAACGTCAAGGATGCTGTGGCGAAGGCCTGGGCCTCACGCTAGCTGGATCGTGATTTGAAATGCCCCGCCGCGGAATATGCGGCGGGGCTTTTTCGTTCCGTTTGTGGCTTGGATCGCTTGGCGTAAAGACGCTAGACTGTTACGGTAAACGCTTTTCCCGCCGCACACCCTGGAGCCCCATGACCACCGCCCCCGCAACCAGCCCCCTGGAGTCTTTCCAGCACGGCCGTGACACCTTCCTCGCCGTTGTGCTGGGCGGTATGTCAGGGCTCGAAACTTCTGTCCTGGAATTCCAGCACCAGCACGAACGGCAGGCCCGCGTCGCCGGCGCCGAGCTCGCAGAGGTACTCCGCGATAAGTCGCGGCTCGAAGACCAGCTAGGGGAGCAGGCACTGGAGCTCGAAGCGTCCCGCACCCACGTCTGCGCCGTCCCGGACACGCGTGGCTATTTCGCCGCTGATGACGCGAGTGACTCCTCGCCGATGTCTGTTCCGCCGCAGCAGTAGCCTCCGTTTCTGAAGATGCAGCACGGACCATCTCCGAACTGCGTGCCGGTCTTGAGGCAGAACAGCGCGTTAGCGCCGGAATCCGTGCCGAGCTCGAAGCCGAGAAGATCATCAGCGCCGGACTCCGGACGGAGATCGACAAGCTCGACGGCGCCCTGGACGACGTCGAAGGACAGCTGCGCTCCGCCAGCGAGGCGCACATCCACTACGTCCGCGAGACCCAGGAGAGATTCGACCAGCGCCTCGCTGCAGGCGTCCGCGGCGCCGAGACGGGTGTCCGCGGCGAAGCGGTCCGGATCATCGAGGCGATCGCCGCCGACAACCCGGCACTGGCCGAAGCGGCCGACCTGTTCTCGGTTGCGTTCCCCGCGGAGGCAGCGCCGGAAGACAACGCGCAGGAGATCTATCCGCTGCGTGCTGAGGAGACCCAGGGAGCAGACACCGATCCTGCTGAACAGGCTGAGGCTCCTGCAGCCCCGCAGCTGGCCGATTGAGCCCGACTGGGACCATGTAGGAGCCACCACGGCACCTGCGGCCGAGGACTTTTTCAATGCCCTCCCGGCGCCGGAACCGGAAGCTGCCCCGGCGCTGATGACCCAGGCCCTCCACCCTGCCCCGGACCTGTCCGATGACGCCATCCTTGATCCGAACTTCTTCGACAACCCGGAGCCGCTCGAAATGCCCGCCGGCGAAACCGTCCAGGCGCCCGCACCGGCCGATACCCAGGCCGATGTCCCCAAGCCCGGCTACGGTCTCTTCGGTCGCAGAAGGAAAACCAGAACGCCTAACCTCCAGACGCCTGGCCTCAACGCCCCGGCAGATTTCCGCCGGGGCTGCTGGTATGTGCGAAACTTGGCGAATGGCGCGATCAACGCCAGCCACTGACCGCTGGTTACAAAACGTGCGTCGACTATTCTGGCAGGGCCTTGACCCTGTCGTACAAACGGCGGCGCTGATCTTGGTGAGCGCCGGGGTCGTCCCTTATGACGCTAGGATTCACAGCAGATGCGACAGGATTCTGGAAGCACGCCTCCTTCTCGCCCAGCATCCTTTCCTCTCTTACGTCGGCCTGCTTCGGAATCCCGCTGGCTCTTGTCGTCCTCCGCTATCTGATTGATCAGCAAGATGAGCTTTCAGCCCGACGCGCAGCTTATCGCCTGGCGACGGCAACCGCCCGCAGATGGATGATCTAGCGGAGTTGTTGATCAGAGACAAAGCTGCCCTCGAAGAGGCAAGGTCGCAAATTTTTGTTTGCATTCTCTGGAGACGCAGCTTTGATCCACTCCCTGGGGCTCGGCAATCGCGCATCGAGGCCTTTATCCCGGGGACAAGGTCATATAGGAGGAGGGCGTCGTTGCTGAGGAAATATGACGAGCCGGCGAAAAGCAACCTCCTTCGTGCTTACGAGTCGTTTCAACGGGCCATTGCTCCTCATCCGGAACGCTTTCAGATACTTCAGGAGATGGGCTTCACCTGGCGCTATCTCGATGAGACCGTCCGTCCAAAGCTCCTGGAATCTGGCTTGAACTGGCTGGATCCGGAAACCGTTGCCGAGTTGCGACGAGTCTCATGGGATCCGTTTGAGGATGACGGCAGATGGCCAGGGCAACAAATGGTCCACATCAAGGGTGACGCGGCACACATCTTGTTGTCATCGTCGATGGAACTTAAACCTGAGGTTTTCCGCAACGCGATGCTGGACCTTGCCGATAGTTTAATTTCATACAATTCAGCACTCGAACGGATACTGAGTCTCGTGAGCGAAATCAGCGACCAGCTGAGTGCTGACTCTCCGCAAAAAAGAGAACCCCAGACCCGACAGGCCACTTTGGAGAGATACCGGGACTGGGATGCTGCCAACATGGTGTCAGTAAGCGGCCGTCCGTTCTTGTCCAATGCCGAGCCGCACAGCACTCGGCCACGGGCCCCACCACGGCAGCCAAACTGGTGGCGGCCGGGTCCTGGAATTCAGAGGACTCTAAGAAGTTCTCCAATCTGCGCCATCTGCCCCGCAATGATGCCATGCGCCATTAGATCTGTCCCTACAGGTCTCCCCCCGTTACACGGGCGGATCAGAGCCCTATCGCTCGCTGCTCAATGAGTCTTGACGCTGTTCAAATCCTGGCGATA is part of the Arthrobacter methylotrophus genome and harbors:
- a CDS encoding zf-HC2 domain-containing protein, whose product is MNETERHQLLGAYLLGGLEPSEARAFEAHLEACTDCRGELAELESLPALLDAVPVPDAVALAAGRSALEPPAAAQSAAQPSWSTPAPSDARSLLGAFSETLPQPIVLKMAARRRKSRRRWIALVSGVAAACLGLGILAGPALNQPPKPDASYSVQTDNGLELSVGLVRKSWGTELQLEGRSMPLQGTMYLWVKGRDGTEEMACGWTATSSGHIKVTGATPVQLAGISGVELRDDAQKTVAVISVPGS
- a CDS encoding methylenetetrahydrofolate reductase, producing the protein MFPTRIEIIPSDGIVEKVQAEVPLSTTLTITCLPHHGIAQTMATAVRLGLLGYNVIPHLAARRLVDRAQLSGILRDCEAAGITEVFAIGGDGQQGAGPYASSLPLLEDIAEHSGGRITAGIAGYPEGHPSVSGLDLLDALLTKQHLATHVVTQMCFSAPKILDYAALLRREGVKLPVWAGVPGAVPRTKLLALATQIGVGTSLKFLSSKGTLARKLLSGDRYSPGSLVSELMAQPEGISGIHLYSFNRLDMPAWERSDLPDPAASGAAPS